ACGACGACGGCAAGGGCCCGGCGGCCATCGGCATCGGCTTCAGCACTTCGAGCCGGGCGCCCAGTCCGAGCTGACCATCGGCTGTCCGACCATGGCCCAGTCGGAGTTCAACAACTGCGTCACCACTCGACTGCCCGACCGGTCGCGCCTGACGCTGCTCAAGACGTACGTGTATCCCGACGACCGCCGCACGGACACCAAGGTCTGGTCAGCCGCCCTGCTCACCCCGAGCGGCATTACATCTCCGCGTGGGAATGGAACTCCTCCGCCCGGCACGGCGCTCCGATCAGCAGGGCCGAACCCCCGCTGTCCGGTGCCCAGTTGAAAAGGCTGGTCACGGCCGGGGTGTGGCGGCGGGTCGTCGACGCCGTCGTCGAGGACCAGGGGAAGCGGTGGGCGCAGACACCCACGCCGAGCGAGGGCGAGGGGCCGACCGTTGCCGCTGTCCTGGGCACCCTCGTTCCGCTCCTCCCCAAGAACCTCGCGGTGTCCAACCAGGGCCACGACTACCCGTACGTCGACGTCCGCGACGCCAAGAACGACGATGTGGCCCAGTTCGACAGCACGGTCCGGATCGACGTCCAGCGCGACATGTCCGACGCCGCCGACGAGCTGTACGGCGCCGACGCCGAGACCCTGCCCGACGGAACCAAGGTCGCCACCCGCCAGGAACCGGACGACAAGGGCGTCGAGGGGATCCGCTCGACCCCGGCTCTGACGATCGAGCAGCTGCGGGAAATCGCACTCAGCCCGAAGTGGGACCAGTTCCGCTAGCTCCGGACAGGCGGAGGCTTTCCCCGAAACGGACCGGCAGTCGTCCGGCGGGCGCACCTGGCGGACACCTCGTGGGTTGGAGATGAAAACGGTCGCGCTCGTAAAGATCGGCAGGTCACGCGCGTGACGACAGCGGAGATCGATTTCGAGGGGCCGTTCGACGCCGCGCCGCGACCGCACCCATCCCGGCAAAGGGACTGTCGCCCCCCCCTCGAACGCGTGCATGATTACCCAGTTGTTGCCCCTGGTGCTGACGAGGTGAGCGGTGCGCGCGCGAAGAAGCGGGAAGTGTACGGCGGCCAGGACCGGCACCCTCGGCGTCCTCGGCGTCCTCGCCCTGGCCGCCTGCGGTCCCGACCGGCACAGCGACAACGCCGGACCGGCCCCGCACACCCCCGTCCAGATAGCCGACGCCCCCGCCCGACTTCCCGTCCCGCACGGCAAGGGCAGCAAGACCTCCGACGACTTCAACGGCGACGGCCACCGCGACCTCGTCCTCAACGACCTGGTCAAGTCCCAGGCCCACGCCGACGACCCGGGCATCGGCATCGTCTACGGCGGTGACCGCGGACTCGCCGCGGGCGCACGGCAGTTGCTCAGCCCGCAACGCCAGGCGGCCCCGACGAAGGGCCAACTCCCCGCGGTCTTCGACGCGGAGGAGACCTGCGACCTGAACGGCGACGGCTTCACCGACCTGGTCGTCTCCACCGACCCGCCCTACGACGGCCAGGGCCGGCCCCCGGTCCCCCTCCAACTCCTCTTCGGCTCCCCGAACGGCCTCACCGGCAAGGCGGTCACACTCACCATCCCCGCCTCCGCCCGCGCCGGCAACGACTGGCCCGACCAGCCGGTGTGCGGCGACTTCGACGGCGACGGCGCGCAGGACCTGGTCGTCCACGCCTCGGACGTCCAACTGACCTTTCTCCGGGGCCCGTTCAGCCGCAAGGGCAAGCCCAAGGCCGCGGCCGCCCCCATCCCGGCCCCCGGCAACGCCCCCACGGGCCCCGCAGCCGACGTCGACCACGACGGATACGACGACCTGGTGGTCCGTACGGCACAGGGCGCGGGCACATCAGCGGTGGTCCTCGGCGGCCCGAGCGGACCCACCCGCACCGGAGTCGTCCTGCCCGCCGGCATCGACGTGGCTCTCGGCGCCTTCGGCAAGGACAAGGCCGACCTGGACGCGGCGGTCGGCACGATGGACGGAACCTTCCTGCGCTA
Above is a window of Streptomyces sp. DT2A-34 DNA encoding:
- a CDS encoding VCBS repeat-containing protein, which codes for MRARRSGKCTAARTGTLGVLGVLALAACGPDRHSDNAGPAPHTPVQIADAPARLPVPHGKGSKTSDDFNGDGHRDLVLNDLVKSQAHADDPGIGIVYGGDRGLAAGARQLLSPQRQAAPTKGQLPAVFDAEETCDLNGDGFTDLVVSTDPPYDGQGRPPVPLQLLFGSPNGLTGKAVTLTIPASARAGNDWPDQPVCGDFDGDGAQDLVVHASDVQLTFLRGPFSRKGKPKAAAAPIPAPGNAPTGPAADVDHDGYDDLVVRTAQGAGTSAVVLGGPSGPTRTGVVLPAGIDVALGAFGKDKADLDAAVGTMDGTFLRYDLPAATVRGTLDVPGSVLDAADFDGDGRSELVSSGSQLRVFRGRTTGIAAAGMVTVEPPAQGTTRVVTVGDFDEDGRADLVVRTSAGETKDTVAVYPGRKQGLVAAEPSVEFSSSGFLTR